The genomic stretch CTGGAAGCCATTTCTATTTTTCTTCTTATTCTTAAAGGTATCCAACTGTAGCCGTATATTTGCCCATGAGGGTGCGGCATAGTAACCCCTACAACTTCACCTTTATTTTCAAAAGGCATAATATATTTTATTTTTTTATTTTCGGCTATAACTTTCATTCTCTCCTGCCATAAAGCCACCAATTTGGCAATATGCTCTACAGGAAGTTCCGGTAAAGTAGTATTATGATCTGGAGAATATAAAATTACCTCGCATTTACCTATAGAAGGGGCTGTTTTAAACATTTTACCATTATCTACTTCATCTGGATAAGGAGGTTCAAATGATAAGGCAGGAAAATCATTATCATATTTGTAGACATCATAACTATCAGGGACCTTTCCGCTTCCCGGACAAAACGGACAATAATCTTTAGGCATCTGTGGGCGTGCCTGTCTATGACTGGCTATCATAACATAATCTCCAAGCAATGGGTTGTAACGCAATTCTGCCATATTCATTTCTCCTTATATGATTATATTCATTGATATTTGTTAATATCATTATTTCATTTTTTAATATAAATATATTATATACCTTTTTTGATAATAAACAATACATAAAACATCTATAATTTAAAAATATAAAATTATTAAACATATTTAAAACTTAAAATTAATAGTAAATAAAAAATTAAAGTAATTTTATGTTGATTTTTTTCGTTTAAAAAATTATAATAAATACAAATTTTACAATTTAGAGAGCAAAATGACAACACAACACAACACAACACAACACAACACAACACAACACAACACTAACAAAAAACATTATTATCCAAATTTTAAACCCATATTGTCAGAAAAACAATGTGGGGCTTATGTGTTTTAAATAATTTAAGGCGGTAAAATATGGATAATAAAAAAAAGAAAATCGCTCTCCTTTTATGCTCTACAGGAAATGAAGCTTTTGCAGTTGGAAATGTTATAATAGGTGCTAAAAAATATTTATTTCAAAACTTAAAAGATGAAGATTATGATGTAGTATTTTATACTGACAAATTAGAACCTAATGATGAAAATGCTCTCAAAAAAATTTTCCCTAGAATTATTATAAGAATATATAAGCCTCCATTTAATATTAATGATAATGCATCAGATATAACATATTATACAGCTTTTGCTTATGCCAGATTTGAAGTATTTGATATGCTTGATGACTATCAAAAAATACTTTATATGGATACTGATATGGTAATACAAAAAAATATATCTAATATTATAAACATTGATTGTGTTTTTTCCATAAATCTTTATAAAAATGGAACTATAGATTTAAAGTATAATATGAATGAAAAATTGTTTGAAAAATTAAATAAAAAATATGATCTCAATGTGTTAAGAGGATGTTCTGGAATATTTTTAATTAATGATAATTTTCCTAGATATAAAGAAGCAAAGGAATGGTGCTACAAACAAATAAAAATTTATGAATGTAATGATGAAGATATACTCAATATATGTTTACAAGAATTTAATGCAGAAACAAATACATTAAGTGAACACTATAATTGTATGCCGTATTCTCCAATAGTAAATGATGCATATATAGTTCATTCATTAGGACCTGCTAAATTCTGGAGAGGAACTTATAACAAATTTTGGGAAGAAAATAATAAAGAATGGCTTGAAGCAGGCGGAAACTCTACTTATGAAAATAATTCTAAAAAAAGAAAATTAGTAGATAAAATTGTTTGGTTTATACCTAGTTATAATTTAAGAAATAAAATAAGAGGATTTTTATTGAGAAATATAGGACTTTCAGGAAGATAATAAAATAAATAAAATTAAGGAATATACAATGCAAGATTATAATATATGCCTATGCTCTGATGAGAATTATGCTAAATATATGGCAGTTACTATGGCTTCTATATTAAAAAATACTAATGATGATGAAAATATAATATTTCACATAATAGAATCAAATATTAAAGATGAAACAAAAAATAAACTAATTTATTTAAAAAAAATAAAAAACTGCGAGATTAAATTTTACAGAGTAGAATATAATAAATACCCTCTTGCTACTTATTTAAGGTTATTAATACCAGAATTAATAAAAGATGCTGATAAAGTTCTATATTTAGATTCTGATATAATAGTTAATGGAAGTTTAAAAGAATTATTTGATATAGATATAAATGGATATTATGCATTAGCTGTTAAAGACTTATATGTTGATATATATAAAGAACATAAAGAATTAATAGAAATAGGAAATAATAGAATATATTTTAATGCTGGAGTTGTATTATTTAACAATAAGTCATGTATTGATAATAATATATCGCAAAAGTTTTATTCTTATTTTACTGAGAATAAGAATAAATTAAAATTTCATGATCAAGATATACTAAATCATTGTTTTATTGACAAAGTAAAAATCATAGATAGAAAATGGAATTTCATGCCGTTTAGAGATTATAATACAAAATCGCATTACCCTACTAAAGATGATGCTGTAATTATACACTTTGTAGAACATAAACCTTGGAAGACTCAAAAAGACAGAACATATTTTTTAGATGACTATTGGAGATATTATCAATACACTCCTTGGTTTTTTGAAGAACCAATAACTGCTATACAAACTATGATGCAGCAAAAAATGTATGATTATGAAGATATAAGATTTAGAAGTAATTATTTTAAATTCTTTGGTATATATGCCAATAGTTCAAAACTGCAAATAGTTATTTTCGGCATAAGAATAACTATAGATGCTGTTGATTATAGAAATATTTTAAAAATAGCATGGTGGATACCAATAAAAAAATGGCGTGAAGCTTTTAAAAATAAA from Brachyspira murdochii DSM 12563 encodes the following:
- the galT gene encoding galactose-1-phosphate uridylyltransferase — translated: MAELRYNPLLGDYVMIASHRQARPQMPKDYCPFCPGSGKVPDSYDVYKYDNDFPALSFEPPYPDEVDNGKMFKTAPSIGKCEVILYSPDHNTTLPELPVEHIAKLVALWQERMKVIAENKKIKYIMPFENKGEVVGVTMPHPHGQIYGYSWIPLRIRRKIEMASSYYNTNCRNLFMDMLEQELEDNRRVIFENDHFICFLPFATEYPYGIMIMPKKKTLSITDFNKEESLSLADALKKAASTLDLLFDTKFPYMMCMYSAPVNDGFNYNDIWNYHIEFFPPMRSKEKQKFNASSETGAWAPCNPTSPEEMAAQLRTAYIRYMGM
- a CDS encoding glycosyltransferase; translated protein: MDNKKKKIALLLCSTGNEAFAVGNVIIGAKKYLFQNLKDEDYDVVFYTDKLEPNDENALKKIFPRIIIRIYKPPFNINDNASDITYYTAFAYARFEVFDMLDDYQKILYMDTDMVIQKNISNIINIDCVFSINLYKNGTIDLKYNMNEKLFEKLNKKYDLNVLRGCSGIFLINDNFPRYKEAKEWCYKQIKIYECNDEDILNICLQEFNAETNTLSEHYNCMPYSPIVNDAYIVHSLGPAKFWRGTYNKFWEENNKEWLEAGGNSTYENNSKKRKLVDKIVWFIPSYNLRNKIRGFLLRNIGLSGR
- a CDS encoding glycosyltransferase family 8 protein, with translation MQDYNICLCSDENYAKYMAVTMASILKNTNDDENIIFHIIESNIKDETKNKLIYLKKIKNCEIKFYRVEYNKYPLATYLRLLIPELIKDADKVLYLDSDIIVNGSLKELFDIDINGYYALAVKDLYVDIYKEHKELIEIGNNRIYFNAGVVLFNNKSCIDNNISQKFYSYFTENKNKLKFHDQDILNHCFIDKVKIIDRKWNFMPFRDYNTKSHYPTKDDAVIIHFVEHKPWKTQKDRTYFLDDYWRYYQYTPWFFEEPITAIQTMMQQKMYDYEDIRFRSNYFKFFGIYANSSKLQIVIFGIRITIDAVDYRNILKIAWWIPIKKWREAFKNKFR